DNA sequence from the Pseudoduganella plicata genome:
TCCTCGCGAAGGTGAAGTATGCCGGCGTCACCGGCGAGATCGCATTCGATGCATTCGGCGACATCAAGGACGGCGCGCTGACCTTGTACACGTTCAAGGACGGCAAGCGCACGCTGATCGAAGTGGTGAAGTAAAGGGATCGGGGCTGGGCTGGCACCTGTCGCGGCCCCCTGCCACAGGCGTCTGCCCCTGGCCTCGAGACCATCCACGTCGCAACCGTGGAACAAAAGAACAAAGCCGGGCAATGCCCGGCTTTTTTATGACCCGGCGCTTATTTCTGCGCCAGCACCCATTTTGCCAAGGTGCGCGCCTCGGCCTCGCTGACCTGCGGATTGGCCGGCATCGGAATCGCGCCCCAGACGCCGGAGCCGCCTTTCATGATCTTCCCGACCAGCTTGTTTTCGGCATCCTTCTGCCCCGCGTACTTGGCGGCCACATCCTTGTAGGCAGGACCGACCAGCTTGTTCGCTACAGCGTGGCACGCCATGCAATTCTTGGCCTTGGCCAGGTCCGCACTTGCCATCGCCGCCTGCGACACAAGCGCCGAGGCAAACACCGCTGCAACCATCATGGAACGTTTCATCGATTTCTCCAAAGTAATCTGCCGATGATTCTACTCTTTCTGTGAGGCAGAGCAACCGCGGGCAGTCCTCTCCACAACGGCCCGGATCCAAGCCCGTTGACCGTTAAGATGTTACTGCATGTAAAGCTGGAGTTTTGTAAGATGGACGCAAAGGAGCCCACCATGCCCATCATTGTTGTCATCGCTGCATTGTGCGCGCTGCGCTTTTTCGAAGTGTGGCGCTTCGCCGACGTCTCCTGGTGGTGGATCGTGGGCCTGATGGTGTTCGCGTTCGTGTGGTTCCAGTTCGTCGAGCCGCTCCTGGGCCTCGACAAGCGCAAGGCCCACAACGAGGACGACAGACGGCGCAGGGAGCGCGCCAGGAAGAGCCTGGAGAGACCGCGCAAGTAAGGCATACGCGGCTCTTGCCCCACGTCACACAGGCCCACGCAAGGCCTACCTTACGTAAAAAATGCGGGTAATATACACAGTGCTTGTTTATTTTTGAGGTGACATCATGGCAACAAACGCGAAAGTACGTCTGAATGCCGACCTTTCCCCCGCCGTCGCGTCGGCGTTGAAGGATCTGGCAAAGTCACAGAACATATCGTTGACGGAAGCCTTGAGCCGTGCCATCAGCACCGAGTCCGTCCTTGCCCAGCGCCGCAGCCAGGGTGCGAAGGTCGTGATCGACGACGGCAACGGCAAGCTGTCCGAGCTGATTTTCACCCGCTAGTCCCACAGGCAAGACCGTGCCCGAAGACGATGAGGTAGCGGATCCCCGGCAGTCCGCCCCGCCCGCCGGATCCGTGGATCGGCACGAAAACGCCGAGATCCAGGAGACGCTCGACGCAACGGTTGGCGCCGGAAAGCCGGCACCAGGACTGAGCACGCCAGAGGTCACGGGCAATTACGATCCCGGGCGATACCAGGATGCCACCCGATCCTATATCGCCTATTGGCTGCTCGGACTACTGACGCTGATGGTCGTGGGCGGATTCGGCATGCTCCTCGT
Encoded proteins:
- a CDS encoding c-type cytochrome; the protein is MKRSMMVAAVFASALVSQAAMASADLAKAKNCMACHAVANKLVGPAYKDVAAKYAGQKDAENKLVGKIMKGGSGVWGAIPMPANPQVSEAEARTLAKWVLAQK
- a CDS encoding TIGR04438 family Trp-rich protein, whose translation is MPIIVVIAALCALRFFEVWRFADVSWWWIVGLMVFAFVWFQFVEPLLGLDKRKAHNEDDRRRRERARKSLERPRK